A genomic window from Vagococcus sp. CY52-2 includes:
- the fetB gene encoding iron export ABC transporter permease subunit FetB, whose protein sequence is MTDLNISNTSLLLASLLIVIALIIDYKEKLGLGKDIFVSAIRTVVQLFIIGYVLGFVFQLDNMILTLVMVAFIILNAAHHAGKRANHLDKAFQISLISIGFGTILSLFILFISGTLKWTPSQIVPITGMIASNAMTAVGVGYRTMSTKFEDQRQQVQEKLALGATKKQSTLPIVRESIKSAMSPSVDRAKTVGLVSLPGMMSGLMFAGIDPTTAIRYQIVVMFMLIATTGFSTMIASYLSYKQYFNDFSQLK, encoded by the coding sequence ATGACTGATTTAAATATTTCAAATACATCGCTATTATTAGCAAGCTTGTTAATTGTGATAGCTTTAATTATTGATTACAAAGAAAAACTAGGATTAGGAAAAGATATTTTCGTTTCTGCCATTCGAACAGTGGTTCAATTATTCATCATTGGATATGTTTTAGGGTTTGTTTTCCAACTGGATAATATGATTTTAACCTTAGTCATGGTTGCTTTTATTATTTTAAATGCTGCACATCATGCCGGAAAACGTGCAAACCATTTAGATAAAGCCTTTCAAATTTCTCTGATTTCAATTGGTTTTGGTACAATTTTATCACTGTTTATTCTATTTATATCTGGAACTTTAAAATGGACACCTTCACAAATTGTTCCAATAACCGGAATGATTGCCAGTAATGCGATGACTGCCGTTGGGGTTGGCTATCGTACAATGTCAACTAAATTTGAAGATCAACGTCAACAAGTACAAGAAAAACTTGCATTAGGAGCAACAAAAAAACAGTCCACCTTACCTATCGTAAGAGAAAGCATTAAATCTGCGATGTCACCAAGTGTCGATCGTGCAAAAACGGTTGGTTTAGTCAGTTTACCTGGTATGATGTCTGGTCTTATGTTTGCTGGTATTGATCCAACAACTGCCATTAGATATCAAATCGTTGTGATGTTTATGCTAATTGCGACTACTGGATTTTCAACCATGATTGCCAGTTACTTATCCTACAAACAATACTTCAATGACTTCTCTCAATTAAAATAA
- a CDS encoding peptidylprolyl isomerase, which produces MTTFPQLDLENAKVTATIKTNRGDIKVALFPEQAPKTVKNFIELSKKGYYNGVIFHRVIPDFMVQGGDPTGTGMGGESIYGEKFEDEFSKEVFNLRGALSMANAGPNTNGSQFFIVQNKNVPSNMLSQLEGAGFPEEIIEAYHSGGTPWLDFRHTVFGHVIEGMDVVDEIASVSRDSQDRPMHDVTIDEVLIEE; this is translated from the coding sequence ATGACAACATTTCCACAATTAGATTTAGAAAATGCTAAAGTAACAGCAACAATTAAAACAAATCGAGGTGACATTAAAGTTGCTTTATTCCCAGAACAAGCCCCTAAAACAGTTAAGAACTTTATTGAATTAAGTAAAAAAGGATATTATAATGGTGTAATTTTCCATCGTGTTATTCCTGATTTCATGGTTCAAGGAGGAGATCCAACTGGAACAGGTATGGGTGGAGAAAGTATTTATGGTGAAAAATTTGAAGATGAGTTCTCTAAAGAGGTATTCAATTTAAGAGGTGCTTTATCTATGGCCAATGCTGGACCAAATACAAATGGTAGCCAATTCTTTATTGTTCAAAATAAAAATGTTCCATCTAACATGCTATCTCAATTAGAAGGTGCTGGATTCCCAGAAGAAATTATTGAAGCATATCATAGTGGTGGAACACCATGGTTAGACTTTAGACATACAGTCTTTGGTCATGTCATTGAAGGTATGGATGTTGTGGATGAAATTGCTAGTGTCAGTCGTGATTCACAAGATAGACCAATGCATGATGTAACAATCGATGAGGTTTTAATAGAAGAATAA
- a CDS encoding D-2-hydroxyacid dehydrogenase: MLKTFDGLSLQQTMGISNDIYIQLSKDGFRQIAQRSAGIDMYNLDIAKENNILITNVPAYSPNSVAEFAVGSVLNCLRHTKLINKRVTNHNFSWDKSILSKEVRELTIGILGTGRIGQLTVEMLKGFGATLIGYDLYKNKSLEAILTYEDNFNTFLASCDVISIHMPLTEENYHLFNEETFTKMKPGSILINASRGAIVNTNDLIKALDSNQLASCALDTYENEMPFVTKDFNNKPINDPVLEELIQRDDVIYTPHIAFYTETAVTNLVSGALDSCLAILNGERPQTIVNL, from the coding sequence TTGTTAAAAACTTTTGATGGTTTAAGTCTCCAACAAACAATGGGGATTTCAAATGATATTTATATCCAACTGAGCAAAGATGGCTTTAGACAAATTGCTCAACGGTCAGCCGGTATTGATATGTATAACTTAGATATTGCAAAAGAAAATAATATTTTAATTACGAATGTACCTGCTTACTCCCCAAACTCTGTCGCTGAGTTTGCAGTTGGAAGCGTTCTAAATTGTTTAAGACATACAAAATTAATTAATAAACGAGTGACAAATCATAATTTTAGTTGGGATAAATCAATCTTGTCTAAAGAAGTCAGAGAATTAACGATTGGAATATTAGGGACTGGTCGTATTGGTCAGTTGACAGTTGAGATGCTCAAAGGCTTTGGTGCAACGTTGATTGGTTATGATCTTTATAAAAATAAATCATTGGAAGCTATTCTAACATATGAAGATAATTTTAATACGTTTTTAGCATCATGTGATGTCATTTCTATTCATATGCCTCTAACAGAAGAAAATTATCATTTATTTAATGAAGAAACCTTTACAAAAATGAAGCCTGGTTCTATTTTAATTAACGCTTCTCGCGGTGCAATTGTTAACACAAACGATTTAATTAAGGCTCTGGACTCAAATCAATTAGCATCTTGTGCACTTGATACTTACGAAAATGAAATGCCTTTTGTGACAAAAGATTTTAATAATAAACCGATTAATGACCCAGTGTTAGAAGAATTAATACAACGAGATGATGTTATTTATACTCCCCATATTGCTTTTTACACTGAAACAGCTGTCACAAATTTAGTGTCAGGTGCACTTGATTCATGTTTAGCCATATTAAATGGTGAAAGACCGCAAACAATTGTTAATCTATAA
- a CDS encoding CvfD/Ygs/GSP13 family RNA-binding post-transcriptional regulator, whose product MTLKIGDILIGEITGIQPYGAFVSLGDNQQGLIHVSEVKHGFIKNIEEELTVKQKVKVQIIDIDEYTKKISLSIRVFQDAPPVLYKKKKYFTNRYKNIGFESIDKNLSHWVDEFLDDITENN is encoded by the coding sequence ATGACATTAAAAATTGGAGACATATTGATAGGTGAAATAACAGGGATTCAGCCTTATGGAGCATTTGTGTCTCTTGGAGATAATCAACAAGGTTTGATTCACGTATCAGAAGTGAAGCATGGATTTATTAAAAATATAGAAGAAGAATTGACAGTTAAGCAAAAAGTGAAAGTTCAAATTATTGATATTGATGAGTACACAAAGAAAATTAGTTTATCGATAAGAGTATTTCAAGATGCACCACCTGTTTTATATAAAAAGAAAAAATATTTTACAAATAGATATAAGAATATAGGTTTTGAAAGCATTGATAAGAATTTATCACATTGGGTTGATGAGTTTTTAGATGATATTACGGAAAATAACTGA
- the udk gene encoding uridine kinase, which yields MTAAESRPIVIGVTGGSGSGKTSVSRAILKALPNHSILLFEQDSYYKDQSHLSFEERLNTNYDHPFAFDTDLLIEHLQDLMGYKAIEKPVYDYEAHTRSKEVIYQEPKEVIILEGILILEDERLRDLMDIKVYVDTEDDIRIIRRIKRDMHDRGRSLDSVIGQYLSVVKPMHQQFIEPTKKYADIIIPEGGENQVAIDLLTTKVRSILEK from the coding sequence ATGACGGCAGCAGAAAGTAGACCGATTGTCATAGGTGTGACTGGTGGGTCTGGAAGTGGTAAAACCAGTGTAAGTCGCGCGATATTAAAAGCATTACCAAATCACTCAATTTTATTGTTTGAACAAGATTCTTATTATAAAGATCAAAGTCATCTATCATTTGAAGAAAGATTAAACACAAATTATGATCATCCATTTGCATTTGATACTGATTTATTGATTGAGCATTTACAAGATTTAATGGGATATAAAGCGATTGAGAAACCTGTCTATGATTATGAAGCACATACGCGAAGTAAAGAGGTCATTTATCAAGAACCAAAAGAGGTTATCATATTAGAAGGTATTTTAATATTAGAAGACGAACGGTTAAGAGATTTGATGGATATTAAAGTTTATGTAGACACTGAGGATGATATAAGAATTATCCGCCGTATTAAAAGAGATATGCATGATCGAGGACGTTCTTTGGATTCTGTCATTGGTCAATATTTAAGCGTAGTTAAACCAATGCATCAACAATTTATCGAGCCGACAAAAAAATATGCGGATATTATCATTCCTGAAGGTGGGGAAAACCAAGTTGCAATAGACTTGTTAACAACTAAAGTAAGAAGTATACTTGAGAAATAA
- a CDS encoding ATP-binding cassette domain-containing protein — MKDIQQEIKASIVFSAHDLGVVVNGVDRVAVMYGGRIVGIGASDEIFYNLQYPLKVRDIIAEDIDIHKLAKNVGERNKRIDELLKLVGLDPSHGTRYPHEFSGGQRQRIGIARTLAIDPKFIICDELVSALDVSIQAQVVNLLQELQEKQQLTYLFIAHDLSMVKYISNCIGVMYYGKLVEIGSAEEIYKYGLHPYTESLLSAIPLPDPEYERHRVRTTYKPEKTIATDLLLREISDLKI, encoded by the coding sequence ATGAAAGATATTCAACAAGAAATTAAAGCCTCTATTGTTTTTAGTGCACATGATTTGGGTGTTGTAGTAAATGGCGTTGATAGAGTAGCTGTAATGTATGGTGGTAGAATTGTTGGAATTGGAGCATCTGATGAGATTTTTTACAATCTTCAATATCCTTTGAAAGTACGAGATATTATAGCAGAAGACATTGATATTCATAAGTTAGCCAAAAATGTAGGTGAACGAAATAAACGAATAGATGAATTATTAAAACTTGTTGGTCTTGACCCAAGTCATGGGACACGTTATCCACATGAATTTTCAGGAGGTCAACGTCAACGTATTGGAATCGCACGAACTCTTGCGATTGACCCTAAATTTATTATTTGTGATGAACTAGTTTCTGCTTTGGATGTTTCTATTCAAGCACAGGTTGTCAATTTATTACAAGAGTTGCAAGAAAAACAACAACTGACTTATTTGTTTATTGCCCATGATTTATCAATGGTTAAATATATCAGCAATTGTATAGGGGTGATGTATTATGGAAAATTGGTAGAAATTGGAAGTGCAGAGGAGATTTATAAGTATGGATTACATCCTTACACAGAAAGCTTATTATCCGCCATTCCATTACCTGACCCTGAGTATGAACGTCATAGAGTAAGGACTACTTACAAACCTGAAAAAACAATTGCTACAGATTTATTATTAAGAGAAATTAGTGACTTGAAAATTTAA
- a CDS encoding DUF956 family protein → MVQSLNTKIDLVIDATAFTGLTDYGEIMIGDKGFEFYHGRDPRKFIQIPWEEVDYVIASVMFKGKWIPRYAIQTKKNGTYTFSSKKPKVVLRAIREYVNPERMVQSLGFLDVVKRGIRAKFGKNK, encoded by the coding sequence ATGGTTCAGTCTCTTAATACAAAAATTGATCTAGTAATAGATGCAACAGCGTTTACTGGTTTGACAGATTATGGGGAAATTATGATAGGTGATAAAGGATTTGAATTTTATCATGGGCGTGATCCAAGAAAATTTATTCAAATACCTTGGGAAGAAGTTGATTATGTTATTGCTTCTGTCATGTTTAAAGGGAAATGGATTCCAAGATATGCTATTCAGACTAAAAAAAATGGAACCTATACTTTTTCTTCTAAAAAACCCAAAGTGGTCTTACGTGCTATAAGAGAGTATGTTAATCCAGAAAGAATGGTTCAATCGCTTGGATTTTTAGATGTTGTTAAACGGGGGATTAGAGCAAAATTTGGTAAGAATAAATAA
- a CDS encoding recombinase family protein: MKKIGYVYASSEENYVREQIDGLNSLNIETVSIEKETNEEISQSDTVLTDIVASLESGDQLVVYELRCLGKSVIQLAEFLGQLKEKGIGLVVVKKGEAYSDIDDAAYLEMVLKIAEMEKMIIRERTTKGLQEARRKGRVGGRPKISQETIDQIRFLYNNNRYTLRQIAEECNISLGTAYKYVQER; encoded by the coding sequence ATGAAAAAAATAGGATATGTTTATGCTTCTAGTGAGGAAAATTATGTGAGAGAACAAATCGATGGGTTAAATAGTTTAAATATCGAAACTGTATCCATTGAAAAGGAAACGAATGAGGAAATTTCACAAAGTGACACAGTATTGACTGATATCGTGGCTAGTTTAGAATCAGGCGATCAATTGGTTGTATATGAATTAAGATGTTTAGGGAAATCAGTTATTCAATTAGCAGAATTTTTAGGTCAATTAAAAGAAAAAGGCATTGGATTAGTAGTAGTTAAAAAAGGTGAAGCATACAGTGACATTGATGATGCAGCATACTTAGAAATGGTTTTAAAAATTGCTGAAATGGAAAAAATGATTATTAGAGAACGAACTACTAAAGGATTACAAGAAGCACGTCGTAAGGGTCGTGTAGGCGGACGTCCAAAAATCTCTCAAGAAACAATCGACCAAATTAGATTTTTATATAATAACAATAGATATACATTAAGACAAATTGCAGAGGAATGTAACATTTCTTTGGGAACAGCTTATAAATACGTACAAGAAAGATAA
- a CDS encoding ATP-binding cassette domain-containing protein gives MHSLFNLENIFFKPQNQTILNDINLSINSGDFITISGPSGSGKSTLLKVLASMITPTSGKLLYKNREIDKENITDYRKEVSYFFQQPTLFGETVMDNLIFPFDIRHQEFDKSRVTKLLETFKLNESYLNKKIIDLSGGEKQRVAFVRNLIFEPDVLLLDEVTSALDDENKNIIQQFILNELKGKTILWVTHDSNEFSLGTRQITIIDGKMEEK, from the coding sequence ATGCATTCATTATTTAATTTAGAAAACATTTTTTTTAAACCACAAAATCAAACGATTCTAAACGACATTAACTTATCAATCAACTCAGGAGATTTCATCACTATTAGCGGTCCATCTGGAAGTGGTAAGAGCACCTTACTAAAAGTGCTAGCATCAATGATTACACCTACCTCTGGAAAATTACTTTATAAAAATAGAGAAATTGACAAAGAAAATATTACTGATTATAGGAAAGAAGTCTCTTATTTTTTCCAACAACCTACTCTATTTGGTGAGACTGTTATGGATAATCTGATATTTCCATTTGATATTCGACATCAAGAATTCGACAAATCTAGAGTAACAAAACTGTTAGAAACATTCAAACTTAATGAATCTTACTTAAATAAAAAGATTATAGATTTATCTGGTGGAGAAAAACAACGTGTTGCGTTTGTTAGAAATCTCATTTTTGAACCAGATGTATTGTTATTAGATGAAGTCACTAGTGCTTTAGATGATGAAAATAAAAATATTATCCAACAATTTATTTTAAATGAGTTAAAAGGAAAAACGATTCTTTGGGTGACACATGATAGTAATGAATTTAGCTTAGGGACACGTCAAATTACCATTATTGACGGAAAAATGGAGGAAAAATAA